In the genome of Actinomadura graeca, one region contains:
- a CDS encoding DUF6245 family protein codes for MSAASSSSQAPPVVSAASVSAALAALGAYAKPPTDAELAAQADAVGGEHVLAAMLANALYGAAIGAGMMAEGRMIEIEGNDRALPLGRQQVLKASGATGPGVTGMLHWQASQVGGPLRGWSRRADLGPLGGAAADVAWALTLLLQALTVTEPTDPRFDDLHKNVSEARALLAAAAGRLDELTGTAAEMAAALVRLWDHVDA; via the coding sequence ATGTCTGCCGCGTCGTCTTCCTCCCAGGCTCCTCCCGTTGTGTCGGCCGCGTCGGTGTCGGCTGCTCTGGCCGCGCTGGGCGCGTACGCCAAGCCGCCGACCGATGCCGAGCTGGCCGCCCAAGCTGATGCCGTCGGCGGTGAGCACGTCCTCGCCGCGATGTTGGCCAACGCGTTGTACGGCGCGGCGATCGGCGCCGGAATGATGGCCGAGGGGCGGATGATCGAGATCGAGGGCAACGATCGTGCCCTGCCCTTGGGACGCCAGCAGGTCCTGAAGGCATCCGGCGCGACCGGGCCCGGAGTGACCGGAATGCTGCATTGGCAGGCTTCCCAGGTCGGTGGTCCGCTACGCGGCTGGTCGCGTCGAGCCGACCTCGGCCCGCTCGGTGGTGCTGCCGCAGACGTGGCATGGGCACTGACGCTGCTGCTCCAGGCCCTCACTGTTACCGAGCCGACCGATCCGCGCTTTGACGACCTTCACAAAAACGTCTCCGAGGCGCGTGCCCTGCTCGCTGCCGCGGCTGGCCGCTTGGACGAACTGACCGGCACCGCCGCCGAGATGGCAGCCGCGCTCGTTCGGCTATGGGACCACGTCGACGCGTAG
- a CDS encoding IS3 family transposase, producing MPKPYPPEFRRRTLNLLESGRSVRDVAASLGIAESCLHRWKRRDLIDRGLKSLSPAQAESAALAQARARIAELENEVKILHKAAAAIEKVVPPKARFALVAELAVEGVPVKQACLALGVSRSGFYDARARPPSARAIRQAWLTDQITAIHQASRQTYGSPRVRAELVQGQGVVVSRKTVAVLMQRAGLAGLPLRRRAKRVPASATVTDLVKRNFHRDGPNQLWVTDITEHPTREGKLYCCVVLDAFSRRVVGWAIDSRQRADLATSALGMAIDSRGAAGQVPGGIIHADHGTQFTSWIFTERARRAGLLPSLGTVGDPYDNAVAESFWARMQTELLDRQSWRTRVELANAIFEYIEGFYNRRRRHSALDYMSPIQFETTHPSSPISSPASP from the coding sequence GTGCCCAAGCCTTACCCGCCGGAGTTTCGTCGGCGTACCCTGAATCTGCTGGAGTCGGGACGATCGGTGCGGGACGTGGCCGCGTCCCTGGGCATCGCGGAGTCGTGCCTGCACCGCTGGAAACGGCGGGACCTGATCGACCGTGGTCTGAAGTCACTCAGCCCCGCACAGGCCGAGTCCGCTGCCCTGGCCCAGGCCCGAGCACGGATCGCCGAGCTGGAGAACGAGGTCAAGATCCTACACAAGGCCGCCGCGGCGATCGAGAAGGTGGTGCCCCCAAAAGCCCGCTTCGCCCTGGTGGCCGAACTGGCCGTTGAGGGCGTCCCGGTCAAGCAGGCATGCCTGGCGCTCGGGGTGTCCCGGTCGGGCTTCTACGACGCCCGCGCCCGTCCGCCGTCGGCCCGGGCGATCCGCCAGGCGTGGCTGACCGATCAGATCACCGCCATCCACCAGGCGTCACGACAGACATACGGGTCGCCCCGAGTGCGCGCCGAGCTCGTCCAGGGGCAGGGCGTCGTCGTCTCGCGCAAGACGGTGGCGGTGCTGATGCAGCGGGCCGGCCTGGCGGGGCTGCCCCTGCGGCGCAGAGCCAAGCGGGTCCCCGCCTCGGCGACGGTCACCGACCTGGTGAAACGCAACTTCCACCGCGACGGGCCGAATCAGTTGTGGGTTACCGACATCACCGAGCATCCCACCCGGGAGGGCAAGCTCTACTGCTGCGTGGTCTTGGACGCCTTCTCCCGCCGTGTGGTCGGCTGGGCCATCGATTCGCGGCAGCGGGCCGATCTGGCCACTTCCGCGCTGGGCATGGCGATCGATTCCCGCGGCGCCGCCGGACAGGTCCCGGGCGGGATCATCCACGCAGATCACGGCACCCAGTTCACCTCATGGATCTTCACCGAACGCGCCCGCCGAGCCGGGCTGCTGCCCTCCCTGGGCACAGTCGGCGATCCCTACGACAACGCCGTGGCCGAGTCGTTCTGGGCGCGCATGCAAACCGAGCTGCTCGACCGGCAAAGCTGGCGAACCCGCGTCGAACTCGCCAACGCGATCTTCGAGTACATCGAAGGGTTCTACAACCGTCGCCGACGCCACTCCGCCCTGGACTACATGAGCCCGATACAGTTCGAAACCACCCACCCGTCGAGCCCGATCTCCTCACCCGCGAGTCCGTGA
- a CDS encoding pentapeptide repeat-containing protein — MPVRVWRRVRRRGWSLAAWFWMAAAGAAAGAAIWFTTGWLLHTTGQVMDRDAKATGADRARVRVEAVRTGLAAGAGAGAAVGLMLAFRRQAHTEHDTAERRVTELYNAAAEQLGSDKAPVRLTALYTLERLADDNRRHRQTIVNIICAYLRMPCAAPAEQPDHGEGQRQAVRRYQAARAGRPAPQPPSTGPHPDPHEERQVRLTAQRILHTHLRPDAETPWTGITVDLTGATLIDFTLTGCTVHEADFNEATFTGTADFNGATFTGLANFSGATFTGLANFSGATFTSAADFNGAAFTGADFSEATFTGTAYFNRATFTRTYFSRAIFTGGADFIEATFTSLANFNGATFTSLANFNGVAFTGLAYFNGATFTGAYFTRATFTGTAHFAEATFTGLAYFNGATFTGADFIKATFTGADFNGATFTGRADFSRATFTGVDFEGASVADRNLAHVLPADWRIEPDEGASGRLMPVTAPAPPSGA; from the coding sequence GTGCCGGTACGGGTGTGGCGGAGGGTGCGGCGGCGGGGGTGGTCGCTGGCGGCCTGGTTCTGGATGGCGGCCGCGGGTGCGGCGGCGGGCGCGGCGATCTGGTTCACCACAGGATGGCTGCTGCACACCACCGGGCAGGTGATGGACCGCGATGCCAAGGCGACCGGCGCCGACCGGGCCCGGGTCCGAGTCGAGGCCGTGCGCACCGGATTAGCCGCGGGCGCGGGCGCGGGCGCCGCGGTCGGGTTGATGCTGGCGTTCCGCCGCCAGGCCCACACCGAGCACGACACCGCCGAACGGCGCGTCACCGAGCTGTACAACGCCGCCGCCGAGCAGCTCGGCTCCGACAAGGCCCCGGTCCGCCTGACCGCGCTGTACACCCTGGAACGCCTGGCCGATGACAACCGGCGGCACCGGCAGACCATCGTCAACATCATTTGCGCCTACCTGCGCATGCCCTGTGCCGCCCCCGCCGAGCAGCCCGACCACGGGGAAGGGCAGCGCCAGGCGGTCCGCCGCTACCAGGCCGCCCGCGCCGGCCGCCCCGCGCCGCAGCCACCCTCCACCGGGCCGCACCCCGACCCGCACGAAGAACGCCAGGTCCGCCTCACCGCCCAGCGCATCCTGCACACCCACCTGCGACCCGACGCCGAAACACCCTGGACCGGCATCACCGTGGACCTGACCGGCGCCACCCTCATCGACTTCACCCTGACCGGCTGCACCGTACACGAAGCCGACTTCAACGAGGCGACCTTCACCGGCACCGCCGACTTCAACGGGGCGACCTTCACCGGCCTCGCCAACTTCAGCGGGGCGACCTTCACCGGCCTCGCCAACTTCAGCGGGGCGACCTTCACCAGCGCCGCCGACTTCAACGGGGCGGCCTTCACCGGCGCCGACTTCAGCGAGGCAACCTTCACCGGCACCGCCTACTTCAACCGGGCGACCTTCACCCGCACCTACTTCAGCCGGGCGATTTTCACCGGCGGCGCCGACTTCATCGAGGCGACCTTCACCAGCCTCGCCAACTTCAACGGGGCGACCTTCACCAGCCTCGCCAACTTCAACGGGGTGGCCTTCACCGGCCTCGCCTACTTCAACGGGGCGACCTTCACCGGCGCCTACTTCACCAGGGCGACCTTCACCGGCACCGCCCACTTCGCCGAGGCGACCTTCACCGGCCTCGCCTACTTCAACGGGGCGACCTTCACCGGCGCCGACTTCATCAAGGCGACCTTCACCGGCGCCGACTTCAACGGGGCGACCTTCACCGGCCGCGCCGACTTCAGCCGGGCGACCTTCACCGGCGTCGACTTCGAGGGGGCCAGCGTGGCTGACCGCAACCTGGCACACGTTCTCCCCGCAGACTGGCGCATCGAGCCGGACGAGGGCGCTTCAGGCCGCCTCATGCCTGTTACAGCACCCGCGCCGCCGAGCGGCGCTTGA
- a CDS encoding DUF4913 domain-containing protein produces MTADDPEPSAGPSAADLVAAEQLAELLADLKTRATRLAARLTEHETRLEELDGPVAPPAPEPPSPPSPVGDQPTLFPGLPAPPTAADAQPGTTLPSPLLAEPEAAPAPTFILLFNVGSDEEHQELLALDQWVRGILIPTYITGISPRQPWCTHWWDHPEALARIHALWLAWQELTDETVGGHTGPSLWHRDHLDDTMRRLRSHDGPFATCMIDPSTPSHRRDRPAPSEPYRPSATPSP; encoded by the coding sequence ATGACCGCCGACGACCCCGAACCGTCGGCAGGGCCCTCCGCAGCCGACCTCGTCGCCGCAGAGCAACTCGCCGAACTCCTCGCCGACCTCAAAACCCGCGCCACCCGGCTGGCGGCACGACTGACCGAACACGAAACCCGCTTGGAGGAGCTGGACGGGCCGGTCGCACCCCCGGCACCCGAGCCGCCCTCACCACCCAGTCCCGTCGGCGACCAGCCCACGCTCTTCCCCGGCCTGCCCGCGCCGCCGACCGCCGCCGACGCTCAACCCGGCACCACGCTGCCCAGCCCTCTGCTCGCCGAACCCGAAGCCGCGCCCGCGCCGACCTTCATTTTGCTCTTCAACGTCGGCAGCGATGAGGAACACCAAGAGCTCCTCGCCCTGGACCAGTGGGTCCGCGGCATCCTGATCCCCACCTACATCACCGGCATCAGCCCCCGGCAACCCTGGTGCACCCACTGGTGGGACCACCCCGAAGCTCTCGCCCGCATCCACGCCCTCTGGCTGGCCTGGCAAGAACTCACCGACGAGACCGTTGGCGGACACACCGGCCCCAGCCTGTGGCACCGCGACCACCTTGACGACACCATGCGCCGACTACGCTCCCACGACGGCCCCTTCGCCACCTGCATGATCGACCCCTCAACCCCCAGCCACCGACGCGACCGCCCCGCCCCCAGCGAGCCCTACCGACCCAGCGCCACGCCGTCACCTTGA